The genomic stretch CTATATCAGCGATTTCCAGTCAGACATTGACGCCGAGGTGTATCCCGATGTCGCGTCGATGCTGGAGAGCGGCGCTGTCGACGCAGTAACGATTACCGCGTCGCTGCCTCAGCACCATCAGATCGGCCTCGCGTGCCTCGACGCCGGGGTTCACGTCATGGTCGAGAAGCCACTGGCTGTCTCGGTCCGCGCCGGACGGGCGATGGTCGAGATGGCCGAGCGCAACGGGCTGACGCTCGGGGTGATGGAGATGGTTCGCTACGACCCGGCACTACGCCAGGCACGCTGGGCGATCGAGCGCGGCGAAATCGGCGATGTCCAGATGGTTGCCTCGGTGTCGATCGGCGCCGGGGAATGGTCGCCGGATATCATCGTCGCGGACACTCCGTGGCGTCATCACAAGCTGGAGGCGGGGGCCGGCCCGGCTCTCGACATCGGCGTCCATATTGCCCACCGGCTACGCTACCTGGCCGGCGAGGTAGCGACAGTATCGGCGCTGACGCGCACGTTCGAGCCCCGTCGTGTGCGCCGAACTGGCGCGCCGTCGTCCGTCGTGGCCGAGACGGCCGCCGACGTGGACGATGCGTTCTTCGCGCTCATCGAGTTCGCCAACGGAGCGGCCGGGACGATCTCGTTTACCTGGGCCGGCCACGGCGCGCCGATCGCACTCCCCGGCGGGATGGCGATCTATGGCTCACGAGGCTGCCTGCACGGCGCAACTCTCATTCGGGACGACGGGAGCCGTGAGGCAGTAGCCGATCTCTTCGATCGCGAGGCGACGGCCGCCGAACGCGATGCCGCGACACCACACGGAGTAACCGACCCATTCGGCCTGGCCTATCTCGACTGGCTGCGCGCAATCCGCGCTGGCAGCCAGCCGGAGACGAGCGGCGTCGAGGGGCTGCGTGACCTGGCGACGGCGTTCGCGATCAGCGAATCCGCGGCGGCCGGAGAATCCGTCACGGTCGACGGAGTCCTGGCAGGCACAATCGACAGTTGGCAGCGCGAGATCGACGCGCACTATGGGCTATAGCCACACTACGGTGTGGCCGGCGGCTGAATTTCCGGCGTGCTGCCGATCGCCGTCAGCTTGAAGTCGATCTTGTAATGGGCATCAGTGCCGTCGGCGTTTGTCCAGGTGATCTCTCCCTGCTGGCGTACTGGCGTCCGCAGCTCATCGTCCACCCAGACATCGATCTGTCCTTTGGGGTTGTTGATTGTCTCATTGGCGGCGAACGAGGACGATTTGAGGAAGGTCTCGGCCAGCATCCGGTAATGGCGAGTGGATCGGCCGTCGATCTTCTCGGCGCCCAGATCCTGTGCGTCACTCCCTGTGACGATCGGTGGAACGACCTGCAGGAACGTCGTGGGCGAGAACAGCGCCATGTCCGTTCCTTCCGGCAACGGCGCGGGATCACCGCCAGCCTGGGCGATGAATGACTTATCGCCAACCTTCCAGATTTCCATGCTGTTTCCGCCACCATCGGTCTTGAGGTGGAAGTGGTCGATCGCCGACTGCTGGATGGAGTAGACGACCGTCACATCACCAGGTCCGCCAACATTGCTCATCACAATGGCGAGATCTAACGAGAAGTTCGGGATCTTCTCCGGGTCGAGCGGCGGAATCTCGCCGATTGGCGCCTCGGCGATGATCGTTGCCGTCGGGCTTGCCGAACGGGTCGCGGTCGCGGCGGGCGAAGATGGAGAGGCGGAGATCGTCGGTGAGACTGCCGCGGTTGGCGACACCGCTGGCGATCCACTTGCAGTGGGGCTGGCAACAGCGTGCCCGGCAGTCGGCGACGCCACGACAGCGGAGGTCGTCGACGTGGCCGTGCTCTTCCCACCACCCGTCGAGCAGGCAGCCACCAGAAGAAGCACCGACAATGCGCCGAGACACGGGAGAATGAAGCGGCGAGAGACACGCGTCATGGGGCAACCCCTTCGGAACGTGAGCGACAGCGCTCGGCAGAAAGACGGCCCACTACCAGCGAACCTCGGCCGCCGGCTGGCCGGCGGCATCGAACGTCGAGACCACCCATGCGCACGGACGCACGAAACCGCTCGGGCCATCCTCGATCAGCAGTTCGCGCAATGCCGCCGGTTCGATGTCGGTGTCGGATGCGACACGCACGAAGCGCGCGGCAGGCTTGTCCTCAACATCGGAGGCGTCCTCCAGGGCGCAGAGGACACAGACGAGGAGTTGGCGGCCGGCCTGCTCAACGATGTAGACGAGCCGCTCCGGCCGGACAACCGCTCCGGTGATGGTCAGCGCGACGCGGCGAGCAGCCTGCTGCAGGCTCTCACCCTGGCGCACTTCTCCGACCGGCAGCTTGACGCTGCCGAAGGCGACCGTCACCAATACCTCGCCGCTGCCGCCCATGTCGGCCGGCAGCGGAGTCACCGGCGCTACCCGCAGGTCAATGCCCGACGGCTCCGGCGCGGCCGACCGGGGCAACCAGTCCTCTTCGATCATTCCTCACGCCTTCCGTGCTACCAGCGTTCGCGATGGACGAAATCGTCGAGCGACCTGCGCCCTCGCTTCAGTGACGGCGACGGAACATCCTGGTCGGGGTAACCGATCGGGATGACGCCAACCGGCGTGACCTCATCCGGGATGCCAAGCAGTGCCTTCAGCCGAGGAGTATCCGGGATACCGGCATACCCGGCCGCCAGCCCATTGTCGACGACGGCCAGCAGGAGTGTCTGCACCGAGCAGCCGATATCGATAAACCAGAACGGCACCGGCCACTCGATCTCGCTGCCATCACCCTGAACCTTGTCCGACTCCTGATAGCGGCGATGGTAGGCCGCCTCACTGACGCAAGGGATTGCTTGCAGCGGGGCTTCGGACACCCAGGGATGCCCGAACGCGTCCTCATAGTGCTCTTCCTCGCCGCAGCAGCGAGCAACTTCTTTGCGCAAATCGGGATCGGTCACGATGATGAACGACTGACCCTGGGTGAAGCCCGCGCTCGGCGCGCGCTGAGCGAGCCGCATCAATTCGTCGACTATCTCGGGGTCGATCGGGTCTGGCCTGAAGTGCCGGACCATCCGCCGCTTCCGGACGACATCGGCAAATTCCATCGCTGTCACATCCAATCGTGGCGCTCGGGCGCAGTAGCACACCGCGCCAGACGATACAGTCTCACCGCTGGCGAGGCAAGGCAGGCCCAGCACTGTATGCTGACCATTGACCATTACACAGGAGGAACGAAGGAGATGACGGTGACGAACATCGAGGCGGCCAGGGAGCGGCTCTTCGCCGAGATCGACCGGCGAGAGGGTGAGCTGATCGAGCTGATTCAGCAGCTGGTGCGCTGCAAATCCACGCTCGGCAACGAGGCGGAGCCACAGCAGATCATCGCCGACTATATCCGCGAGAGCGGCGTCGAGCCAGATGTCTGGGATCTGAACGACGCGGTTCTGGCGCTGCCGGGGGCCGGGAACAGCGGCGTCCCGTTCGCCGGCCGGCCAAACGTCGCCGCCGTCTATCCGGGCGTTGGCAACGGCCGCTCGCTGATCCTCAATGGCCACATCGATGTCGTCAGCTCCGAGCCGGACACGAACTGGACCCGCGACCCGTGGGCGGCATCGATCGAGGGCAGACGGATGTACGGCCGTGGCGCCTACGACATGAAGTGCGGCACGGCGCTCAACGTCTTTCTTGCCCGCCTGATCCGCGACATCGACATTCAGCTCGGTGGCGACCTCATCGTCGAGAGCATCATCGAGGAGGAGTGCACCGGTAACGGAGCGCTGGCCGCCTGCTTCCGCGACGGCGCGGATTCGGCGCGCTACCGCGCCGACGCGGCAATCATCAGCGAGCCAACCGATGGACGCTACATCGCCGCGCATGTCGGCGTCATCTGGTTCCGCGTCAACGTCCTCGGCGAGAGCGCTCACGCGGCGGTCGCCTGGAAAGGTGTCAACGCGATCTATCGGATGATGCCGATCATCGAGGAGCTGCGCGCGCTCGACGCCGAGATGAACACCGAAAGCCACCCCGATTATGCCGGCATCGAGCACCCGATCAACCTGAACGTCGGCGTTATCCGCGGTGGAGACTGGCCGTCGAGCGTGGCCGGCGAATGCGCAATCGAGTGCCGCCTGTCGATGTTTCCCGGCGTGACGGTCGAGGAAACACGCTCGCGCGTGGTCGCTGCCATCGACCGAGCCATCGAGCGCGATGGCTGGCTCAGCCAGCACCCGCCGACGATCGAGTGGTACGGCTTCCAGAGCCCCGGCTCGATCATCGCGCCCGAGGAGGAGATCGTCCAGACCCTCGCTCGCCATCATCTCGCGCTGCGCGGCGACGCGCTCTTGCCAATCAACATGACCGGAACGACAGATATGCGCAACTTCAACGTCTACTCCGGCATCCCCGCGTTCTGCTACGGGCCAAGTGGTTTCGGCGCGCACGCGGCCGACGAGTGGCTCGACCTCGACTCGCTTATTCCGACGGCGCGGGTCATCGGCGCGACGATCCTTGACTGGTGCGGAGTGACCCGCGCTTGACAGCCGAGCCGGCCCCTTCCGATAATCTCCCCGTCGGCCGCCCACGGGCGGTCGACGCACGTGCGGCGGTTGCCGCTAGCCTGATCTGGATATCCTCATGACTGTGATGCTCCATCTCGACGACTCCTACCTGCGTTCGTTCGACGCGACCGTCACCGCGATCAGCGGCGATGGGATCGTGCTCGACAGGACGGCGTTCTATCCAACCGGCGGCGGCCAGCCGCACGATACCGGCAGGCTCGCAGCTGGCGGCGAGGAGTGGCGCGTCATCGACGTCATCAAGCGCGACGGCGATGTCATCCACACCCTGGAGCCCGGCGTCGCGCCGACGGCCGTCGGGGAGACCGTCCATGGCGAGATCGACTGGGAGCGACGCTACCGATTGATGCGCACCCACACCGCCCTCCACGTCCTCTGCGGCGTCGTCTTCCGCGAGTTCGGCGCGCTCGTCACTGGCGGTAACATGGGACTCGACAAGGCGCGTATGGACTTCGAGCTGGAGGATCTCTCGGCCGAACGCGTCAGCCGCATCGAGCGCCTCGCCAACGACGTGATTCATGACGGGCGCGCCGTGTCCTGGCGGACGCTGCCCCGAGACGAGGCGTTCCGGATCCCCGACCTCATCCGGACGAAGATCAACCTTCTTCCGGCGTCGATCTCCCAGGTGCGAGTTGTCGAGATCGAGGGTCTGGATCTTCAAGCAGATGGCGGCGCCCACGTCCACAATACCAGCGAGGTTGGTGGCATTCGGGTGATCGGCACGCGGTCGAAGGGCCGCATCAACAAGCGGCTCGAGATCGAGCTCATCGACGAAGTGAATGGGGTGGGGGAACGATGAACTGGGATCGGCTCGTTGCGCAGCGGGCGCCTGAAATCCACGGCTGGCTCAAGGCAACGCTGCCAGCACTCGAACAGATGTGGGCAGCCAAGGGGTTGATCTATCTGTCGAATGGCGCGCCCGCAATCGAGCAAATCCCGATCGCCCGTCTTCGTCAGGCGCACGCGGACGCCTGGGAGGAGCCGGAAGAGGCGCTTTCCTATGGCGATGGAGGCGGCTACCCACCGCTGCGCCAGGAGATCGCCCGCCGGATGGCCGGCCGCGGCGTCTCGGTAGCCACGGACCAGATCCTCGTTACCAACGGATCGCAGCAAGGCCTCGATCTTGTCGGGCGCGCGCTGCTCGATCCCGGGGACATCGTCATCGTCGAGGGACCCAGCTACTTCGGCGCAATGCAGGCCTTCGATGCGTACGAGATCGGCTATCGGGTCGCGCCGGCCGACGAGCATGGGCTAATCCCCGAGGCGCTCGAGCCGCTGCTCTACGAAGAACCGCGGCCGAAGATCCTCTACACCATCCCGACGTTCCAGAACCCGACTGGCACAACGATTCCCGACGGCCGGCGGCGAGCAATCCTGGCAATGACCCGCGCAGCCAACGTGGCGGTCGTCGAGGATGATCCGTATGGAGATATCTACTTCACGCCCGATCCAGTTCGACCACTGCGGTCGCTCGATCCAGACGTGATCTACCTGGGCACATTCTCGAAGACACTCGCCCCAGCGCTTCGAATGGGCTGGATGATCGCGCCAGAGGCCGTGTTGCGGCTCGCGTTCTGGTCGAAGGAGGGGATCGACATGATGTCCGATCGCTTCGTCCAGCGCGCGGTGGTGCGGACCGTCGAGAACGGCTGGCTCGACCACTACCTCGACGGGGCTCGCGCCTTCTATCGCGAGCGACGCGACGCGCTACTGGCCGCGCTCGAGCGCGAGATGCCCGATGGCGTAACGTGGACGCAGCCCGAGGGTGGGTTCTTCCTCTGGGTCAGCCTTCCAGAGGGATATAGCTCCGACGATCTGTTGGTGCTGGCCGTCGAGGAAGGGGTCGGCTTTCTGCCGGGCTCCTGCTTTTTCCCCGAGCCCGCCCCACATCGAGGATTCCGGCTATCGTACCCGAGCCCCGACTCCGAGACGATTGCCGAGGGGGTTCGACGACTCGGGGTCGCAACCCGCCGTCTTCTCGGAGCATAGCGACCCCCGCCACGGCCGCGGTGATCGGACGAAACGATGAAACGGGCCGGCCGCGCCGGGTCGCGTTGCCTCGCGATCCCGATTTCGGCGGCTGCCAAAGCGCACGATCGCTTTCGCGCACTCCATGTCTCAGCGTATACTCGAGATATGTTCTCAAGGCGCAAGTGATCGCGCGGTTGCCGCGCCGACCTCGGGGGTGGTCACATGACGACCAATCGCGATCGGAGTCCGCGGGCAGGCATCCGGCGCTGGAATCCAGACAGGTCGTATTCGACTACCCCGGACGCCGAACAATCGGGACTCGATGGAGAGTTTGCCTACCTGCCGGTAGTTGCCTATCAGGCTCAAGGGCAGTATCTCGATCCGGCGATCCGGCTTGTCTCCGTCACACGCACTATTCACAATCTCGTCGGGTACACGCCTGCTGAGTGGATCGATGACGGACTCTGGGAACGTGCGATCCATCCCGACGATCACGACCGTGTCATCGCCGCCTGGGCTGCCCGAAATCCACAAGAGCCCGGCGAGTCAATCGAGTATCGCCTCATCGCCCGCGACGGCGCGGTTGTCTGGGTTCGCGACGAGGTCATTCCCGAGGTTCGTGATGACCGCAACCTCACCCTGTCGGGCATATTGCTCGATATCACAAAGCAGAAGGCGCTTGAGATCGCTCTCCAGTCGAACGAGTCACGCTTTTTTGCCGCATTCGAGGACGCCGGTATCCCGTTGGCGATCTCCGGTCTGGATGGTCGCCTCCAGCGGGTCAATCACCCATACTGCGAGCTGTTCGGCTATGACGCTGACGAGCTCGTCGGCATGGACACCCGTGTACTCCTCGTCCCCCAGCATCACAAGAATTCACAAACGATTCAGCAGGATCTGATTGCCGGGCGCATCCGGTCGGCTCAGAACGAGCGCCAGCTGCGGCGCAAGGACGGGTCGTCCATCTGGGCAGTCATCACCGTTTCGCTCCTGCGTGATGCGGAAGGGCAGCCAACCCATCTGCTGGCTCAGCTGCAGGATCTGAGCGAACAGCGGCGAACCGACGCCGCGCTGCAAGAGGCGAACGAACGGTATCGGACGCTGGTCGATCATCTGCCAGATATCATCACCCGGATCGATCGCGATTTCCGGCACCTCTATATCAACCCCGCGGCCGAGGCGGTGATCGGCATCCCGCCAGCACGCTGGATCGGACGGACGATGCGCGAGATGGATCTCATCGATCCGCTCTGCGACACCGTCGAGCGGCTCGTCGCCCAGGTCATCGCCACCGGCGCCGAGGCGACCGACGATTTCCGCTACATCAGCGCCGATATGACACGCGACTTCGAGATTCAGATGATCCCAGAGACGAGCGGAGACGGGACGGTCGACACTGTGCTCGCGATCGGCCGCGAGGTGACCGCTCGTGTCCACGTTCGGGAGCAGCTGGAATTCGAGGCGACCCACGATGTGCTGACCGGGCTGCTCAACCGGCGCGGATTTCTGGACCGCCTCGGGTTGGCCATTGCCGAAGATGTCAGCCACACACGATCCCTCGCGGTGCTGTTCATCGATCTTGATGACTTCAAGGAAGTGAACGACAGCCACGGTCATGCGGCCGGCGACCAGGTGCTGATCGATGTCGGGCAGCGCCTCTCCTCGCTGATTGATACCGCGGGAGCGGTCGCGCGTCTGGGCGGAGATGAGTTCGCCATGATGATTGGCACGCCCGACGCCGAAGCGGTCGCAATAACGGCTGCTCGCAACATCCTTGAAACGCTCCGCTATCCATTCATCATGAATCGGACCGCCATCGAGCTCAGCGCCAGCATCGGGATTGCCGTGCGTTCGACAGTGCTCGATCGGCCTGTCGACTTGCTGCGCTGGGCCGACATTGCGATGTATCAGGCGAAGTCGATCGGCAAGCACTGCTTCGTCCAGTTCGAATCGGCGCGCTACCCCGAGGATGCGGCGCGGCCCGAATGGGAGCGAGCGCTTCGTCAGGCAATCGCAACGGACGAGCTGACGCTCGACTACCAGCCGATCGTCGATCTCACGACCGGAGAGATCGTCGCGCACGAGGCACTCGCGCGATGGCGTCACCCGAGGTTCGGGCTGGTGCCGCCGGAAGCATTCATCCCATTCGCGGATGAGATCGGTCTCGCGGGCGCGGTCACGGGCTGGGTGCTCCGGAGAGCCTGCGCCGACGCCCTCGGATGGCCGACGCAGGGCGCAGGGAATCCGCCGACCGTTGTCGTGAACCTGTCTTCCCGCCAGCTCGCGGACCCCGACACGAGCGACACACTGGCCCAGATACTGGAAACGACGGGGCTCGCGCCATCGCGGCTGGTTCTCGATATCCCGGAACAGGCTCTGATGCATCACGCGACAGCCATCCGCGACCGTATTCATCAACTGGCCGAGCTCGGTGTTCGCATCGCGATCGACAACTTCGGCCGTGGTTACACGTCGCTCAGCTGCCTGCGCAGCTGTGGGATCGACGCAATCAAGATCGATCGATCGTTCATCAGCAGCCTGCCCGACGATCCGGACAGCGCCACGATCGTACGGGCCATCATCGGGCTAGCGCAACCATTCGGGGTTCGGACAATTGCGGTCGGCGTCGAGACTGAGGCGCAGGCGCGCTGGCTCCGCGAGCTCGGCTGCGATCAGGCACAGGGCTTTGCGTTCGGAGAGCCAGCCCGGTTCCGCGATATCAGCCGACCGAGGCCATAGGCAGGCTCGGCGAACAATGGGTGCGACACGCCAACCGAGAGCGCGACAGCGCCATGCTCGACGAGCCGCAAGATCCTCGCGGCGATGAGGGTCCTGGTGACGCTGTAGACCGGGAAGCGGGCGTGTGCGTCCAGCGGCATCGTCCCGGCCAGGTCAGCCGTTCCGATCCCTGCTTCGAGGATCGGCCGGCCGTCGCGCCAGACAGCGACGGCCGCGCCGGACGCGCCGCTCTGGGCGACGAGCGTCGACGCAGCCGCCAGCAGGCGATCGACGCCTGCTTGTTCCGGCATCCTTAGTCTGCGGGCGCGGCAGACGGCATCGCTGCCTTGACGACCCCGGCCAGCCGCGCGATACCCTCGTCGATCTGGTCCATCGTCACCGCGCTGAAGGAGAGGCGCAGCGAACGACGGCCACTGCCGTCGGAATAGAACGCCGGCCCGGGGATATAGTCCACCAGATGCTCGCGGGCGGCGGGCTGCATCTCGATGGAATCAACGCCTTCCGGGAGTGTCAACCAGAGGAAGAAGCCACCATTCGGCTTCGTCCAGTTGACGCCCTCCGGCATCTCGCGATCGAGCGCGGCGAGCATGTGTGCGCACTTGCCCTTATAGATCTGCTGGAGATTCGCGATGTGCTCCGCGTG from Thermomicrobiales bacterium encodes the following:
- a CDS encoding Gfo/Idh/MocA family oxidoreductase, translated to MAEPVRVGVIGCGRILPAHLRGMHALRDAGIEDFRVTALVARDPADAERFRKRGEGPPPRPPVSTNPADSLAAPHRYISDFQSDIDAEVYPDVASMLESGAVDAVTITASLPQHHQIGLACLDAGVHVMVEKPLAVSVRAGRAMVEMAERNGLTLGVMEMVRYDPALRQARWAIERGEIGDVQMVASVSIGAGEWSPDIIVADTPWRHHKLEAGAGPALDIGVHIAHRLRYLAGEVATVSALTRTFEPRRVRRTGAPSSVVAETAADVDDAFFALIEFANGAAGTISFTWAGHGAPIALPGGMAIYGSRGCLHGATLIRDDGSREAVADLFDREATAAERDAATPHGVTDPFGLAYLDWLRAIRAGSQPETSGVEGLRDLATAFAISESAAAGESVTVDGVLAGTIDSWQREIDAHYGL
- a CDS encoding nitroreductase family protein; protein product: MEFADVVRKRRMVRHFRPDPIDPEIVDELMRLAQRAPSAGFTQGQSFIIVTDPDLRKEVARCCGEEEHYEDAFGHPWVSEAPLQAIPCVSEAAYHRRYQESDKVQGDGSEIEWPVPFWFIDIGCSVQTLLLAVVDNGLAAGYAGIPDTPRLKALLGIPDEVTPVGVIPIGYPDQDVPSPSLKRGRRSLDDFVHRERW
- a CDS encoding ArgE/DapE family deacylase, yielding MTVTNIEAARERLFAEIDRREGELIELIQQLVRCKSTLGNEAEPQQIIADYIRESGVEPDVWDLNDAVLALPGAGNSGVPFAGRPNVAAVYPGVGNGRSLILNGHIDVVSSEPDTNWTRDPWAASIEGRRMYGRGAYDMKCGTALNVFLARLIRDIDIQLGGDLIVESIIEEECTGNGALAACFRDGADSARYRADAAIISEPTDGRYIAAHVGVIWFRVNVLGESAHAAVAWKGVNAIYRMMPIIEELRALDAEMNTESHPDYAGIEHPINLNVGVIRGGDWPSSVAGECAIECRLSMFPGVTVEETRSRVVAAIDRAIERDGWLSQHPPTIEWYGFQSPGSIIAPEEEIVQTLARHHLALRGDALLPINMTGTTDMRNFNVYSGIPAFCYGPSGFGAHAADEWLDLDSLIPTARVIGATILDWCGVTRA
- the alaXM gene encoding alanyl-tRNA editing protein AlaXM, with the protein product MTVMLHLDDSYLRSFDATVTAISGDGIVLDRTAFYPTGGGQPHDTGRLAAGGEEWRVIDVIKRDGDVIHTLEPGVAPTAVGETVHGEIDWERRYRLMRTHTALHVLCGVVFREFGALVTGGNMGLDKARMDFELEDLSAERVSRIERLANDVIHDGRAVSWRTLPRDEAFRIPDLIRTKINLLPASISQVRVVEIEGLDLQADGGAHVHNTSEVGGIRVIGTRSKGRINKRLEIELIDEVNGVGER
- a CDS encoding PLP-dependent aminotransferase family protein, coding for MNWDRLVAQRAPEIHGWLKATLPALEQMWAAKGLIYLSNGAPAIEQIPIARLRQAHADAWEEPEEALSYGDGGGYPPLRQEIARRMAGRGVSVATDQILVTNGSQQGLDLVGRALLDPGDIVIVEGPSYFGAMQAFDAYEIGYRVAPADEHGLIPEALEPLLYEEPRPKILYTIPTFQNPTGTTIPDGRRRAILAMTRAANVAVVEDDPYGDIYFTPDPVRPLRSLDPDVIYLGTFSKTLAPALRMGWMIAPEAVLRLAFWSKEGIDMMSDRFVQRAVVRTVENGWLDHYLDGARAFYRERRDALLAALEREMPDGVTWTQPEGGFFLWVSLPEGYSSDDLLVLAVEEGVGFLPGSCFFPEPAPHRGFRLSYPSPDSETIAEGVRRLGVATRRLLGA
- a CDS encoding EAL domain-containing protein — translated: MTTNRDRSPRAGIRRWNPDRSYSTTPDAEQSGLDGEFAYLPVVAYQAQGQYLDPAIRLVSVTRTIHNLVGYTPAEWIDDGLWERAIHPDDHDRVIAAWAARNPQEPGESIEYRLIARDGAVVWVRDEVIPEVRDDRNLTLSGILLDITKQKALEIALQSNESRFFAAFEDAGIPLAISGLDGRLQRVNHPYCELFGYDADELVGMDTRVLLVPQHHKNSQTIQQDLIAGRIRSAQNERQLRRKDGSSIWAVITVSLLRDAEGQPTHLLAQLQDLSEQRRTDAALQEANERYRTLVDHLPDIITRIDRDFRHLYINPAAEAVIGIPPARWIGRTMREMDLIDPLCDTVERLVAQVIATGAEATDDFRYISADMTRDFEIQMIPETSGDGTVDTVLAIGREVTARVHVREQLEFEATHDVLTGLLNRRGFLDRLGLAIAEDVSHTRSLAVLFIDLDDFKEVNDSHGHAAGDQVLIDVGQRLSSLIDTAGAVARLGGDEFAMMIGTPDAEAVAITAARNILETLRYPFIMNRTAIELSASIGIAVRSTVLDRPVDLLRWADIAMYQAKSIGKHCFVQFESARYPEDAARPEWERALRQAIATDELTLDYQPIVDLTTGEIVAHEALARWRHPRFGLVPPEAFIPFADEIGLAGAVTGWVLRRACADALGWPTQGAGNPPTVVVNLSSRQLADPDTSDTLAQILETTGLAPSRLVLDIPEQALMHHATAIRDRIHQLAELGVRIAIDNFGRGYTSLSCLRSCGIDAIKIDRSFISSLPDDPDSATIVRAIIGLAQPFGVRTIAVGVETEAQARWLRELGCDQAQGFAFGEPARFRDISRPRP
- a CDS encoding serine hydrolase domain-containing protein — its product is MPEQAGVDRLLAAASTLVAQSGASGAAVAVWRDGRPILEAGIGTADLAGTMPLDAHARFPVYSVTRTLIAARILRLVEHGAVALSVGVSHPLFAEPAYGLGRLISRNRAGSPNAKPCA